Below is a genomic region from Pedobacter cryoconitis.
ACCAAAGATGTTGATTAAGATAGCCTTAACATTAGGATCTTTTAGGATGATGTTGAAACCTGCTTTTACAGTTTGTGCGTTAGCTGTTCCACCTACGTCAAGGAAGTTAGCCGGCTCACCACCTGCAATTTTGATAATATCCATAGTTGCCATAGCTAAACCAGCACCGTTAACCATGCAACCAACGTTTCCGTCTAATTTTACATAGTTTAAGTTTGATTCGCTCGCTTCAACGTCAGTTGGATCTTCTTCCAGTTTATCACGCATTGCTGCATAATCAGGATGACGGAATAAAGCATTCTCGTCTAAATCTACTTTCGCATCAACAGCAATAATTTTATCGTCTGATGTTTTTAAAACCGGGTTGATTTCAAACATTGAAGAATCAGTGTTGTCATAAGCTTTGTAAAGCGCAGTAACAAATTTCACCATTTCTTTAAAAGCAGCACCGCTTAATCCAAGGTTGAAAGCAATTTTACGTGCCTGGAATCCCTGAAGACCAACTTTAGGATCGATCTCTTCTTTGAAAATTAAGTGAGGAGTGTGTTCTGCAACTTCTTCAATATCCATACCACCTTCGGTAGAATACATGATGATGTTTCTTCCGCTGGCACGGTTTAATAAAACACTCACATAGAATTCTTTTGTTTCAGAAGCTCCTGGATAGTAAACATCCTGAGCAACAAGAATTTTATGTACTTTTTTACCTTCTGCACTAGTTTGAGGTGTGATCAATTGCATACCTAAAATATCGGTAGCTCTCTGTTTAACCTCGTCAAGGTTTTTAGCCAACTTAACACCACCACCTTTTCCTCTTCCACCAGCATGTACTTGTGCTTTAATTACTACCCAGTCAGAGTTGTAGTCTGCTTTCATTTTTTTAGCAGCTTCTACAGCCTGCTCAACAGTTTCGGCAACTATGCCTTCTTGTACGGCAACACCAAAACTTTTAAGTATTTCTTTACCTTGATATTCGTGTATATTCATTTGCTGAAAAAATTTGATCCAAATCTACAATTTCATATTGGTTTTAAAAACTTAGAGTCAGTTTAAATTTATAAAATAACCTTGTTTATTGCTTATTTTTCAGTGAAAGCGGGCAAATGTTAGGGGCTTAACATTTTCTATACGCTCTTAGCCATGGTTTTACCTGAATATAAAAAACTGCAATTTTTGCGTTCACTGAAATTAATCTCAAATTTTGTAAGTTTGCTGCATGCTAAAAGCCACAGGTATCAGAAAAGCTTATGGAAGTCTGCCTATTCTAAAAGGAGTGGATTTTGAAGTTGTCAAAGGAGAGATTGTCAGTATCATCGGGGCTTCAGGTGCAGGTAAAAGTACTTTACTGCATATTTTAGGTACACTGGATAAACCGGATGAAGGAACCGTTGAACTAAATGGAACCAAACTGGCGCAGCTTTCTGGTGAACCCATGAGTATATTCAGAAATCAAAATATTGGTTTTGTGTTCCAGTTTCACCATTTGCTACCGGAATTTACTGCGCTTGAAAATATCTGTATCCCTGCTTTTATCGCCAAAAAAAGTAAAAAAGAAGCGGAAGCCCGTGCACTGGAACTTTTAGAACTTTTGGGTCTAAAAGACCGCGCATCACATAAGCCAAACCAACTTTCGGGAGGGGAGCAGCAGCGTATTGCAGTAGCCAGGGCTTTAATTAATAATCCTGCCATTATATTGGCCGATGAGCCATCAGGAAACCTTGATTCAGCAAATGCTGAGTCTTTACACCAGTTTTTTATTACGTTACGTGATAATTTCCAACAGACATTCGTAATTGTTACCCATAATAAAGACCTTGCCTCGATTAGCGACAGGGTTGTCACCATGAAGGATGGTTTAATTGTATAAAATTTGAAAACACTGATTACCGGGGGCAAATCTGCCCAGGCACAAAAAATATTAAAGGCATTTACCGGCGACCAAATCTTATTAGGAGATTATGGCGATATGCCTTCTTTTGCATCCGCCCAATACCAGTTTGTAAGTTTAGGTGAACGGAATGACGATACAATCGCACATACCTTATTAAATGCCTGTTTAGATCAGCAAGCAGACCGTTTATTGCCATTATATAACTTCGAGCTGGAGGCTGTCATGAGATCGGCTGTTTTATTTGAAGAGTTCAATATCCACGTTTTATTACCTGACTTGCTTCATTTCCCGCTTTATCTGTCTGAAAAGATTACGGATAAAAATAACTGGGCGGTGTTTGATAAAGGAGAGTTGCTTTATGCAGCTGTACCGGCAGATAACCTGGCTGTACTGGGAAAAGAAAAAACATTAAACGGGGTTTTTTATATGAATGAAGCTCCGCAGGAACAAGCACTATTTACGATTGCGTAATGAAATACCAAGATTATATTAATCCCAGACAGGCTTTTGTTTTTGGTCTGGATGATGTTTTATATCCTGTAAAGGATTATCAATTACAGGTTTATTATCTTTTTGCACAGTTTATAGAGTATGGAGAGCAAATGGATGCGCAGGAAATTGTGCAGTTCATGACAGATACTTATCTGAAAGACGGTGCTGCGGATATCTTTACTAAAACGGCTGCAAAGTTTAATTTGCCGCAGAAATACATCATTAACTTTGACTTGCTGCAACAGAATGCAAAGCTTCCTTTAAAGTTATTACTTTTTGCACCTGTCCTGGATTTTCTGAAAGAGATCCATGCAGCTGGCAAACCTATCTTTTTATTGGTAGACGGCGATCCGGTACAGCAATTAAATAAAATCAGGCAAATGGAATGGAACGGTTTAGAGAAATCTCTGATTGTCTATTTTAGTGCGGAAACAGGGACTTTTGAACAGACGCTGGATATGATTATTTTGAAGCATGATTTAAAGAAGAAAGAAGTTTTAGTGATTGGTAAAAGTCTGTGTGTCAGTGAAGATAAAATTGAATTTTTAGCTGTAGATCAACTTTAATCCTTATTCTTTCTTTACCTTAATTGCATATTTCATATTGCCTATTTATGAGGATAAATTTATCAAACAATCGTTTAGCGATTTTGACGCTATTTCTTTTAATCGTGATTTCAAGTTCATGTAAAAAGAGTCCTAAGCCAGATATTACAGATAACCCAACAGACAGAAACGGAGGATCACCGGCTACCGGTACGCGTACGCAGTTGACGCTCGACTCTCTGTTTTTGTATGCTAAACAGATTTATTACTGGAGTGATGCAATTCCTGCATACGATGTTTTCAATCCAAGGCAGTATTCCAGCAAATCAAAGCCAATTGATAATTATGATGATGAGTTATTTGCCATCAGCAATCTGAAAATCAATCCTGCCACTGGTAAACCTTTTGAATATAATGGTTATGGGTATCCAAAATATTCAAGAATAGATGACCTGACCCAGGCAAACCCAAGTGCTACCTCTGCAATAAAAACTGCAAATGTTGATGTAGACAATAACGGATATGATGTTGGGATCAGACCTATTTTCTATCTTTTCAGAAATTCTGATAAATATCAATTATTTGTAACTGCTGTTTATCCGGGCTCTCCGGCAGAAACTGCTGGTGTAAAAAGAGGCTGGTTAATTACCAAAGTGAATGGTCAGACTGTAGGTGCGAGTTACACGAATGAAAATGAAACTGTATTTAACTCGTTCTCGGCAGCTTCCATAACTATTGAAGGTTATAACGCTATTGATAAAGTTCCATTTAGTTTAACGCTGAACAGAGCTTCTTATAAGAGTAATCCGGTCTACACTTCTAAAGTTATTGCCCGTTCAGGTAAAAAAATAGGTTATTTAGCTTACGCAAGATTTGCGAGGTTATCAAGCAGTACCGGAGCGAGCGATGCCAGTTTAGATCCTGTATTTGCAGATTTCAGCGCACAGGGTGTGACTGATCTGATTGTTGATTTAAGGTACAATGGAGGGGGCTATGTAAATACAGCTTCCTATCTGACCAATCTGATTGCACCATCAGGTACTTCAGGGCAGACCATGTTCACTGAGCTTTATAATCCATTGATGCAGGCTGGTAATGCGACCATTCTGGCGAATCAGCCTCTTCTTGATGGAGACGGTAAGATTATACGTCAAAACGGAAAAATACTGACTGCGGCCGATGATAATTATTCAGTAGCAGCCAACACGATTACCTTTAGTAAAAAAGGAAGTTTGGGTGGAATTAATAATATTGTATTCATTGTGACCCGCAATACCGCGTCTGCGAGTGAAATTGTAATTAACAGTCTTAAACCTTATATGAATGTGAAACTGGTAGGGGATACCACTTACGGTAAGCCTGTTGGGTTTTTCCCTATCTTACTGGAAAACAGATACCAGGTTTATATGCCGATATTTGAAACCAGAAATTCGAAAAATGAAGGTGGATATTATACAGGGATGGTACCTGACGTATTGGATGAATATGATGATCCTGAATACGTTTTTGGCGATGTCAGAGAGAATTACCTGGCTAAAGCATTGAATGTGCTGGCACCTTCAATAACCGCTACTCAAGGGGTTGCCAATACGGAAACCAGAAGGGCAAGTACAGTAGATTTCAAAAGTCAGCAAATCAGGAAAGTTAATCCGAATAGCGAATTTGTAGGGATGATTGAAACCAGACACTCCCTGAAAAAATAAGGGCACAATATCCCCTCTGAAAATGCCGGAATTTATTCCGGCATTTTTTAGGCCTTAAAAGCCAATTTAATTTGTAAATTTTCCTTATCTTCTTTTAGACTGTAATCTGTCACGTAGTATTTTTTCTACGGTACGCTCTTTATCAAAGTTATCCGTGATCTCTAAAATACCATTTGCAGCATTGATGAAAAATGCCTGGTTGATATTCTCGAATTTATCTGAAGATTTGTGGTAATCTTTATGATCTTCCACCCCAAAGTAGATGAACGGGATGTTTTTGGCGTTGAAAGCAGACTGGTCGCTTTGATCTGTCCAGTCATCTGCTGCCAGTCTTGAATTGTCATGGCCAAAAAGGATTTTTAAATCAGGAATGGTCGTAGCGATATAGTTTTTGAGCTGTGGATATTTATAGGTTCCGGCAGCGTAAAGTTCTCCTTTATCATTGTGGCTGATCATGTCAAGATTGAGGTTCAGCTTGATTTTATCCAGGTTAACCGGGGGATGGTTTACAAAATACTCAGAGCCCTTTCTGCCAAATTCTTCCGCATCAAAGGCTACAAAAATCATTGTATACATCGGTTTATTCTTTGCATAGTGCGTTGCTATTTTCAGCAGGCCTGCCACGCCTGAAGCGTTATCGTCTGCACCATTATAGATCGTTCCGTTAATCACACCCAGATGATCATAGTGAGCCGAAATAACGATGACCTTGCTGGTTGTCCCTTTGATATAGCCAACCATGTTCTTACCCGTTATTTTTGGATCATCAATTCCTGAGAAAGTAAAGGACTGCTGATAGCCATTACAGCTTTTATAAGCCTTCAGGCCAATTTCTTTAAAGCGTTTGCCAATATATGTTCTTGCTAATTCGGCACCTTTTGTTCCTGTTTTTCTGCCTTCATAGGCATCAGAAGAAAGAACCTTGACGTCATTGATTAACTGATCAGCGTGAGCGGGTTGATTGGATGTTTTTACTGCATTGCAACCCAGTGTAAATGCCAGGGGTATTAGCAAATATAATTTCATAGCGCCAGGGTTTTATTAATAGGTCGTACTGTTGATATCCCTAATATATTACAAATTAGTGACACATCAATGGGCTATCGTAAAAACTTAAGTAAAGGGCTCCTGTTCTTATTTTATACATTTAGCTTATTTGTCAACAGGAAAATCGGTATTCCTTTTATTGAGGTAGTACTGATCAAAGATGTGATTGGAAAATAGCTGACATTTAAAATTCATATAAAAATGGAATACAGACGTTTAGGAAAATCGGGATTACAATTGAGTGCGCTTTCTCTGGGAAGCTGGTTAACATTTGGCAATCAGATCAGTGATAAAGTTGCGGATGAACTGATGGGAATTGCTTACGATGCTGGTGTAAACTTTTTTGATAATGCAGAAGGTTATGCAGCAGGAAAGTCAGAAGAAGTAATGGGTAAGATCATTAAAGCACATCAATGGGAGCGTGAATCATATGTAGTTTCCAGTAAAGTTTTTTTTGGAACTGAGAATAAAGGACCCAACAGAACAGGTTTATCACGGAAACATGTGATTGAGGCTTGTCATGGCGCGTTAAAGAGATTACAGGTTGATTACCTCGATTTATATTTTTGTCATCGTCCTGATAAGAACACGCCTGTTGAGGAAACTGTCTGGGCAATGAATACTTTATTGCAGCAGGGTAAAATCTTATACTGGGGAACTTCAGAATGGAGTGCTGCCGAGATCATGGAAGCTATCCGCGTGGCACGTCAGTACAATCTGATCGGGCCAACTATGGAACAGCCTCAATATAACCTGCTTGAGCGAAATAAACTGGAAAAAGAATATCTGTTGTTATTTAAAGAATATGGACTGGGGACTACCATCTGGTCACCTTTAGCTTCAGGCTTACTTTCTGGTAAATATACTTCGGGAGATGCGAAAGATACACGTCTGGACATGAAAGGGATGGAATGGCTTAAAGAAGCTGCGCTGGCAGAAGAAAAGCTGGCAAAGGTTAAGAAATTACAAACACTTGCTGACGAACTGAATGTGCCTCTGGCTAAGTTTTCATTGGCCTGGTGTTTGAAAAATCCAAATGTAAGTACGGTTATTTTAGGTGCTTCAAAAACGGAGCAATTAAAAGAAAACCTGACTACTTTAAACGTCCTGCCTTTATTGACAGCTGAAGTCATCGAAGAGATTGAGGGAATTATGGAAACTAAACCTGTGTTATCTGAGTTCTAGACAAATATCTTTTAATATAAAAAGGGCCGGAAAGTTAATGCCGGCCCTTTTTATTTCTTTTACACGGATCTAGTAATAAGTTAAACGAACAACACCAGCTAGTTTTTTAGCCAGGCGGATTACTTGTCTGGTATAGCCGTATTCATTGTCGTACCAGGTGTAAATTACGACAGACTTATTGTCCTTTGCCATAATCGTAGCCGGTCCGTCAATAATTGAAGCATGGCTGTTTCCGATTAAATCAGAACTTACCAGTTCATTAGAGATAGAAAACTCTATTTGTTCAGACAAATCACCAAAAAGGGAAGCTTGTTTGATCATTTCTATAACTTCATCTCTTGAAGTCACTTTATTTAATGATAAATTAAGGATAGCCAGCGAAACATTAGGTGTAGGAACACGTACTGCATTACCTGTCAGTTTCCCACCCAGATGAGGGATTACTTTAGCTACTGCCTTATCTGCTCCGGTTTCAGTAATGACCATATTTAAAGCCGCAGATCTGCCGCGACGATATTTTTTATGATAGTTGTCTAATAAATTCTGGTCGTTTGTATAAGAATGTATGGTTTCTATATGTCCCTTTTCAATACCAAAGGCCTGATCAATAACTTTTAAGACCGGAACAATAGCATTGGTGGTACAGGAAGCATTCGATACAATCGTTTCTTTTGTAAAATCAAAATCTGTATCATTGATTCCAGCTACTATGTTTGGAATGTCTCCCTTGGCTGGTGCGGTTAATAATACTTTAGCTATACCTTTAGCTGCAAGATGGCGGCTAAGTCCTTCACGGTCACGGAATACGCCTGTATTATCAATTAATAAAGCGTCTGCAATGCCGTAAGTTGTATAGTCTATATCTTCAGGGTTATTAGCTTCAATGAAATAGATAGTTTGTCCATTGATGATCAATGCCTTATTGATGAAATCTTCAATAATAATTCCATTAAAAGTTCCATGAACTGAGTCTGTGCGTAATAATTCTGCGCGTTTGATCAGTTCCTCATCACTATAAGTCCGGGTGACGATAGCACGCAGTCTGAGCTGTTCACCTTTACCGGCTTGCAGGATTAATTCTCTTGCTGCCAGTCTGCCAATTCTTCCGAAACCAAACAGTACGACATCTTTCGGTAAAAGGCTGATTTTGTCTTTGCCGATGTGACGGCTGAGTTTGCTGATGACAAAATCGTGCATTGTTGCAAAATCATTGTTTTCATCCAGCCATTCTGCTGCAAGTCTTCCAATGTCAACACGGGAAGGGGCAAGGTTGCATTTGGCAATTTCATTTGCGAGCTCCAGTGTCTCATAAATGTTAATGTCTTTGCCTGAAATTTCTTTAGCGTACTGGTGGTGAGCAAGGATTTCGCTGCTGCCTACGTCGAATAATGGTTTGCGAAAAAGCACAAGTTCAATAGATCTGTCGAACCATAACTGTCCAACAACATTTAGTAATTCAACTGCTTTTTTCTCTTTTTCAATCCAGTTCTGAAATTCGGATTGGTATTTATTAAACATATCGGGATTATTTGGTTAGAGTGCCACAAAAGTAAAAAAGATTGGGGGAAACCCAATCTTTTTCTATCCGATATTTAACCTGAGTGTCTATTTAAATTTTAAATGACACTCAAGGTATTAACCTAAGTATGATTTTAATATTTTGCTACGTGAGGTATGGCGTAAACGTTGTAGCGCTTTGTCTTTTATCTGACGGACACGCTCACGGGTTAAGTTAAATTTCTCTCCGATTTCTTCCAGAGAAAGCGGGTGGTTAGTACTTAAGCCAAAGAAAAGAACGATGATTTCACGTTCACGTTCAGTCAGGGTAGATAATGAACGTTTGATCTCTTCAGAAAGGGATTCGTTAATTAAACTACTGTCTGTATTTGGCTCATGGTTTTCTAAAACATCCAGCAAAGTATTTTCTTCACCCTGAACAAAAGGAGCATCCATTGATACGTGTCTTCCTGAGTTACTTAAAGTATCAGAAATCTTATCAACAGTTGTTTCCAGGATGTCAGCTAATTCTTCAGGAGAAGGCTCACGTTCAAATTCCTGCTCTAATTTAGAGAATGCCTTACTGATCTTACTCAATGAACCAACCTGATTTAATGGAAGACGTACAATACGGCTTTGTTCTGCAATAGCCTGTAAAATTGACTGACGGATCCACCATACTGCATAAGAAATGAATTTGAAACCTTTGGTTTCATCAAAACGTTTAGCAGCTTTGATTAATCCAAGATTACCCTCATTAATTAAATCACCTAAAGTTAATCCCTGATTTTGATACTGCTTAGCTACAGAAACAACAAAACGTAAGTTTGTTTTTGTCAGACGCTCTAATGCGGCCTGATCACCTTCACGTATCTTTCTTGCCAGTATTACTTCTTCTTCTGCGGTGATTAAATCTACTTTACCAATCTCATGAAGATATTTGTCTAGAGATTGACTCTCGCGATTGGTTATGGATTGGGTAATTTTGAGTTGTCTCATTTATGTGCTTTGGTGCTCTTTATGTGTTAGAACGTGCAAAAGTAAGGATTAAAAGGCAATTTAAAAACATAAATTCCTGAAAATGTTACTTTTGCACTGCTTAATTGTATGATAATTTAACAGCAATAATTATTCCAAAATACATTTGACAGGCTGCCTGTCTTATATCGATAAATGTATATTATTTATTGCTTATCAATGATAAATGCTTGTTATTTAATAATTCATGTTTTAGTTGGCTCAATTTTTTTTATAAAAACCATGGCGTTTTATTGATTTAATATGATAAATTAATTGAAAAAATGTTTCTCACTTAACAGATGTCTGTCAGTATTGTTTGATATTGTCACGCTGATTTTTTATAATTTTTTCTTAAAATCCTATCATTTTAGAAAAGATGTCTGCAAAAGCCGACAATTTTACCGATTATTATAGCTGTAATTTCAATAACAAATCGCATATGCCTATAGTCATTAATTTAGATGTAATGCTCGCGAAACGCAAAGTATCGCTTACGGAATTGAGTTTGAAGGTTGGGATCACCTTATCTAATCTTTCTATTTTGAAAACCGGAAAAGCAAAAGCGATCCGTCTGGAAACCTTAGAGGCTATTTGTAAGGCACTGGACTGTCAGCCGGGAGATATCCTGGAATACAATCCAATGCCTGTCTGAGTTTATATTATCCTTGATTAATGGTCAGGTTATAAGTCAGCGAGTTTCAAAGTATCTTTTAACCGGATACCTTTTTCAGTCTGCTGTACGGTACAGCATTCATTCACGGAATCATGCTCTAAATAAAGAATGTAGTTTTTAGCAGCTGCTTCTTCTAAAAATGCTTTTTTCTCTTTTAAGGTCTGTAGGGGAAACATGTCATAAGACATGACATAGGGTAGGGGAATATGACCGGTAGAAGGCAGCAAATCTGCTGTATAAATAATAGTATGGTCTTTGTAAGTCAGTTCAGGTAACATCATCGCATCGGTATGGCCAAATGCAAAACGTACTTTAAAGCCGGATTGAAATTCAATTCCTTCCTGATCATCAATGAATTTCAACTGACCGCTTTCTTGTAATGGCAGGATATTATCTTTCAAAAATGAAGCTTTTTCTCTGTCATTGGGATGAACTGCCCAGTTCCAGTGTTTTTCATTACTCCAGTAGGTAGCTTGCTTAAATGCCGGAACCAGTTTTTCGCCTTCACGGACAATCGCTCCCCCGCAATGGTCAAAGTGTAAATGGGTCAGAAATACATCTGTAATATCAGCAGGACTGAACCCTTTTGCTGCCAGTGATTTTTCCATCGTATCTTCGCCATGCAGGTAATAATGACTTAGAAATTTTTCATCCTGTTTATTACCGATGCCTGTATCAATCAAAATCAGGCGGTTGCCGTCTTCTACTAATAAGCAGCGCATCGCCCAGGTACACATATTATTTGCATCTGCGGGATTACTTTTTTGCCAGATAGATTTTGGAACCACGCCAAACATTGCACCACCATCCAGTTTAAATAATCCGGTATCTATAGTATGTAAGTTCATCTGAATAAAATTTGGTATGCTGTAAAAATAAGAAACCCGCTGAGTTATCAGCGGGTTTCCATTTATTATATAAGTTATTTTTACAAGTGAATTACTTCTCCGTAAGCATCAGCAGTAGCTTCCATAATCGCTTCACTCATTGTTGGGTGAGGGTGGACAGCTTTTAACATTTCGTGACCAGTAGTTTCTAATTTACGGGCAACAACGATTTCTGCGATTAATTCAGTTACGTTGGCACCAATCATATGTGCGCCTAAAAGTTCACCGTATTTAGCGTCGTAAATCATTTTGATGAAACCATCTTTCGCGCCAGCTGCACTAGCTTTACCTGAAGCTGAGAATGGGAATTTACCAATTTTCAGTTCGTAACCAGCTGCTTTTGCTGCTTTTTCTGTATAACCTACAGAAGCAATTTCCGGTGAGCAGTAAGTACAGCCCGGGATATTGTTGTAATCTAATGGCTCAGGAGACTGACCAGCGATTTTCTCTACACAGATAATTCCTTCAGCAGAGGCAACATGCGCTAAAGCTTGTCCGCCAACGATATCACCAATTGCATAATATCCTTTTACAGAAGTATTATAGAATTCATCAACTACTACTTTACCTTTTTCAGTTTTGATCCCTGTTTCTTCCAGACCTATATTTTCAAGGTTAGCCACTACACCAGCAGCAGAAAGAACGATATCACATTCGATGGTTTGTATACCAGCAGCAGTTTTAACCTGAACTTTACAGCCTGCGCCAGTAGTATCAACTGACTCAACGCTTGAGGAAGTCATCACTTCGATACCAACTTTTTTGAAGCTGCGCAGTAATTGTTTCGAAACGTCTTCGTCTTCTACAGGAACGATGTTATCCATGAATTCAACAACAGTTACTTTTGTTCCCATTGTTGCATAGAAATAAGCAAATTCTACTCCGATAGCTCCAGAACCAACGATAACCATTGATTTAGGCATTTCAGGTAAAACCATTGCTTGTCTGTAACCGATGATTTTTTTACCATCTTGTTTTACACTTGGCAATTCTTTTGAACGTCCGCCTGTAGCAAGGATAATATTTTTTGCAGTTAATTCTGAAGTAGAACCGTCTGCACCTTTAACTTCAACCTTATTACCGGGTTTAACTTTACCGGTACCCATTACTACGTCAATTTTGTTTTTTTTCATTAAAAACTGAACGCCTTTGCTCATTCCTTCAGCTACACCACGGCTGCGTTTAATCACAGCTGCGAAATCAGCTTCAGCTTCGGCAGTTTTAATACCGTATTCTGCTGCGTGATTGATATATTCAAATACCTGTGCACTTTTTAATAAAGCTTTGGTTGGGATACAGCCCCAGTTAAGGCAGATTCCACCTAAGGATTCACGTTCTACAATTGCAGTTTTTAAACCTAATTGTGACGCTCTGATTGCAGCAACGTATCCGCCGGGACCGCTACCTATTATAATTACATCGTAGTTCATATCTTTTAATAGGGGACTTTACTTAGTAAAGCCCAAAATTAAAAAAAAATGTTCGTTAAATAGCGTATTTGATTTTTGTGACGTGAATTTGTAGTAAGGGTTTGCCTGATTCGGGTTTTCAGGAAATAACGCCATTTGCTGATATTACAAATAATTATCTGATAAACTGTAGGTTAAGCATGTATTATAAATGTTAAATGTGGATAAAAAACATATATAATTAATGATTTATTAACATTGAAAGCTAAAACGTTGTATTTTTTATCTATACTTTTGTCCCTGCAAACTATTATGTAACTAAACGCATTGCGTTTAAAACAAAACAAAATTCATTAACAAAGAAAGTATGAAGAAATCTTTACTATTTAAAATTGTAGTAATCATTCTGTCAGTTGTGGGAACCATCTTC
It encodes:
- a CDS encoding ABC transporter ATP-binding protein, which encodes MLKATGIRKAYGSLPILKGVDFEVVKGEIVSIIGASGAGKSTLLHILGTLDKPDEGTVELNGTKLAQLSGEPMSIFRNQNIGFVFQFHHLLPEFTALENICIPAFIAKKSKKEAEARALELLELLGLKDRASHKPNQLSGGEQQRIAVARALINNPAIILADEPSGNLDSANAESLHQFFITLRDNFQQTFVIVTHNKDLASISDRVVTMKDGLIV
- a CDS encoding M28 family peptidase, whose translation is MKLYLLIPLAFTLGCNAVKTSNQPAHADQLINDVKVLSSDAYEGRKTGTKGAELARTYIGKRFKEIGLKAYKSCNGYQQSFTFSGIDDPKITGKNMVGYIKGTTSKVIVISAHYDHLGVINGTIYNGADDNASGVAGLLKIATHYAKNKPMYTMIFVAFDAEEFGRKGSEYFVNHPPVNLDKIKLNLNLDMISHNDKGELYAAGTYKYPQLKNYIATTIPDLKILFGHDNSRLAADDWTDQSDQSAFNAKNIPFIYFGVEDHKDYHKSSDKFENINQAFFINAANGILEITDNFDKERTVEKILRDRLQSKRR
- a CDS encoding haloacid dehalogenase, whose product is MKYQDYINPRQAFVFGLDDVLYPVKDYQLQVYYLFAQFIEYGEQMDAQEIVQFMTDTYLKDGAADIFTKTAAKFNLPQKYIINFDLLQQNAKLPLKLLLFAPVLDFLKEIHAAGKPIFLLVDGDPVQQLNKIRQMEWNGLEKSLIVYFSAETGTFEQTLDMIILKHDLKKKEVLVIGKSLCVSEDKIEFLAVDQL
- a CDS encoding potassium channel beta subunit family protein; translation: MEYRRLGKSGLQLSALSLGSWLTFGNQISDKVADELMGIAYDAGVNFFDNAEGYAAGKSEEVMGKIIKAHQWERESYVVSSKVFFGTENKGPNRTGLSRKHVIEACHGALKRLQVDYLDLYFCHRPDKNTPVEETVWAMNTLLQQGKILYWGTSEWSAAEIMEAIRVARQYNLIGPTMEQPQYNLLERNKLEKEYLLLFKEYGLGTTIWSPLASGLLSGKYTSGDAKDTRLDMKGMEWLKEAALAEEKLAKVKKLQTLADELNVPLAKFSLAWCLKNPNVSTVILGASKTEQLKENLTTLNVLPLLTAEVIEEIEGIMETKPVLSEF
- a CDS encoding RNA polymerase sigma factor RpoD/SigA encodes the protein MRQLKITQSITNRESQSLDKYLHEIGKVDLITAEEEVILARKIREGDQAALERLTKTNLRFVVSVAKQYQNQGLTLGDLINEGNLGLIKAAKRFDETKGFKFISYAVWWIRQSILQAIAEQSRIVRLPLNQVGSLSKISKAFSKLEQEFEREPSPEELADILETTVDKISDTLSNSGRHVSMDAPFVQGEENTLLDVLENHEPNTDSSLINESLSEEIKRSLSTLTEREREIIVLFFGLSTNHPLSLEEIGEKFNLTRERVRQIKDKALQRLRHTSRSKILKSYLG
- a CDS encoding S41 family peptidase; the encoded protein is MRINLSNNRLAILTLFLLIVISSSCKKSPKPDITDNPTDRNGGSPATGTRTQLTLDSLFLYAKQIYYWSDAIPAYDVFNPRQYSSKSKPIDNYDDELFAISNLKINPATGKPFEYNGYGYPKYSRIDDLTQANPSATSAIKTANVDVDNNGYDVGIRPIFYLFRNSDKYQLFVTAVYPGSPAETAGVKRGWLITKVNGQTVGASYTNENETVFNSFSAASITIEGYNAIDKVPFSLTLNRASYKSNPVYTSKVIARSGKKIGYLAYARFARLSSSTGASDASLDPVFADFSAQGVTDLIVDLRYNGGGYVNTASYLTNLIAPSGTSGQTMFTELYNPLMQAGNATILANQPLLDGDGKIIRQNGKILTAADDNYSVAANTITFSKKGSLGGINNIVFIVTRNTASASEIVINSLKPYMNVKLVGDTTYGKPVGFFPILLENRYQVYMPIFETRNSKNEGGYYTGMVPDVLDEYDDPEYVFGDVRENYLAKALNVLAPSITATQGVANTETRRASTVDFKSQQIRKVNPNSEFVGMIETRHSLKK
- a CDS encoding glyceraldehyde-3-phosphate dehydrogenase, whose product is MFNKYQSEFQNWIEKEKKAVELLNVVGQLWFDRSIELVLFRKPLFDVGSSEILAHHQYAKEISGKDINIYETLELANEIAKCNLAPSRVDIGRLAAEWLDENNDFATMHDFVISKLSRHIGKDKISLLPKDVVLFGFGRIGRLAARELILQAGKGEQLRLRAIVTRTYSDEELIKRAELLRTDSVHGTFNGIIIEDFINKALIINGQTIYFIEANNPEDIDYTTYGIADALLIDNTGVFRDREGLSRHLAAKGIAKVLLTAPAKGDIPNIVAGINDTDFDFTKETIVSNASCTTNAIVPVLKVIDQAFGIEKGHIETIHSYTNDQNLLDNYHKKYRRGRSAALNMVITETGADKAVAKVIPHLGGKLTGNAVRVPTPNVSLAILNLSLNKVTSRDEVIEMIKQASLFGDLSEQIEFSISNELVSSDLIGNSHASIIDGPATIMAKDNKSVVIYTWYDNEYGYTRQVIRLAKKLAGVVRLTYY
- the sucC gene encoding ADP-forming succinate--CoA ligase subunit beta, whose product is MNIHEYQGKEILKSFGVAVQEGIVAETVEQAVEAAKKMKADYNSDWVVIKAQVHAGGRGKGGGVKLAKNLDEVKQRATDILGMQLITPQTSAEGKKVHKILVAQDVYYPGASETKEFYVSVLLNRASGRNIIMYSTEGGMDIEEVAEHTPHLIFKEEIDPKVGLQGFQARKIAFNLGLSGAAFKEMVKFVTALYKAYDNTDSSMFEINPVLKTSDDKIIAVDAKVDLDENALFRHPDYAAMRDKLEEDPTDVEASESNLNYVKLDGNVGCMVNGAGLAMATMDIIKIAGGEPANFLDVGGTANAQTVKAGFNIILKDPNVKAILINIFGGIVRCDRVAQGVIDAYKEIGDIPVPIICRLQGTNAVEAKKLIDESGLKVFSAIALKDAAALVTQVLA